GCGGTAGTTATGGGAATGTAAACAACGAAGTTGTCCCTCTTTATGTATATATCACCGGGAAGTTTCCCAAGTCCCAGGGGAAGTTTTTCAAAGAACAGGAGAAGGAGTCCGATTATAACAAGGACGATACCGAAGAAAATCAATACTTTCCCTATCTCTCCCATACCTTAAATTTTAGTGTATGAGACAGGTCTCCGTCATAGGCTCATCAAAGGCAAGCGAAGAGGAGTACGAATTTGCCTACAGGCTCGGAAAAGAATTAGCAAAGAGGAACTTGGTGGTGGTTTGCGGAGGGAGGACAGGTGTGATGGAGGCAGTATGCAAAGGTGCAAAGGAAGAGGGAGGACTCACAATAGGAATAATGCCCTCCTACGACGGACACGAAGCAAACCCTTACGTGGATATAAAGGTAAACACGGGAATGAACTGGAACAGAAATCCCATAGTTGTTGCAAGCAGTGAAATGGTTCTGGCGGTAGGAGGAAATTACGGAACACTCTCGGAAATAGCCTACGCCCTAATTCTGGGAAAGTATGTGGTAGGTTATAAAACGCACAAAGTGGAAGGTGTTGAACAAGTAGAGAGTTTAGAAGAAATGCTTAAAAAAGTCGATGAATTCTTCGGAGGGAGGCTATGAAAGTATTCATAACCGGAGCGACTGGATTTGTTGGGAGGCACATCGTAAGGGAACTATTAAACAGAGGGTATGAGGTCCACGCTGGTGTAAGGAACTTAAGCAAACTCGAAAGACTCTTCGGAAATCAGGTAAAGGGCTACATAGTGAACTTTGACGAAAAGGACTCTATAAGGGAAGCATTAGGAAAAGTAAATCCCGACTTCGTAATTCACCTAATAGGCATACTCTATGAAGAAAAGAAAAAAGGAATAACTTTTGAAAGGGTTCACTACGGCCACACGAAAAACCTTGTAGAAGTTTCAAAG
The genomic region above belongs to Aquifex aeolicus VF5 and contains:
- a CDS encoding TIGR00725 family protein, producing MRQVSVIGSSKASEEEYEFAYRLGKELAKRNLVVVCGGRTGVMEAVCKGAKEEGGLTIGIMPSYDGHEANPYVDIKVNTGMNWNRNPIVVASSEMVLAVGGNYGTLSEIAYALILGKYVVGYKTHKVEGVEQVESLEEMLKKVDEFFGGRL
- a CDS encoding DUF2905 domain-containing protein, producing the protein MGEIGKVLIFFGIVLVIIGLLLLFFEKLPLGLGKLPGDIYIKRDNFVVYIPITTAILLSLLLTLILNLVFLLLKK